In Paenibacillus hexagrammi, the following are encoded in one genomic region:
- a CDS encoding carboxymuconolactone decarboxylase family protein yields MKQRMNYAQEYPEAYQAMLGLEQFVKQSGLSTTLLELVKLRASQINGCAFCLNMHARDARKYGETEQRIYLLNAWREAPIYSPSERAALALTEAVTRIAEGGVPQEIYDEAAYHFNGKELTALLMAINAINCWNRLAVATGMIPD; encoded by the coding sequence ATGAAACAAAGAATGAATTATGCGCAGGAATATCCAGAAGCTTATCAAGCCATGTTGGGTCTGGAGCAGTTCGTCAAACAAAGCGGGCTAAGCACGACGCTACTTGAACTTGTCAAGCTGAGAGCTTCCCAAATCAACGGCTGTGCGTTTTGCTTGAACATGCATGCGAGGGATGCCAGGAAATACGGGGAGACCGAACAGCGGATCTATCTGCTTAACGCCTGGAGAGAGGCTCCGATCTATTCGCCTTCCGAAAGAGCAGCGCTTGCTTTGACAGAGGCGGTTACGCGTATTGCTGAGGGAGGAGTGCCTCAGGAGATCTATGACGAAGCCGCTTATCACTTTAACGGCAAGGAGTTAACAGCTTTACTGATGGCGATTAATGCCATTAATTGCTGGAACCGTCTCGCTGTTGCTACCGGAATGATTCCTGATTAA
- a CDS encoding DUF3369 domain-containing protein, giving the protein MSMNDDVIGKNDLLFAGDQDDDLLLFADEDTDAIDLPHSGREPWIVLIADDEKQIHQVTKMVLQDFELDGRKLEFHSAYSGIEARQLLQSKPDAALILLDVVMEQEDAGLQVVKYIREELKNRSIRIILRTGQPGQAPEKTVIMDYDINDYKEKTELTTQKLFTTVVSSLRSYRDIKTIEKSRSGLEEIIKSSATLFELQSMKKFASGVLTQMTSIVNLHPNAIHCSFAVTRGVEDIYVLAASGDYASSSDKKARDVVPTDVMDQIEQAFHTKKSSFGLDHFAVYFQSKMGMENVIYMNGFNELSEWEHYLIDIYCANVSVAFENLYLSDELESTQKEIIYTMGEITETRSKETGHHVKRVAEYSYLLALKYGLSEQEADVIRLASPMHDVGKVGIPDAILNKPGKLTQEEFDVMKTHSILGYEMLKHSNKQVLTAAAIIARQHHERYDGSGYPQGLKGNEIHIYGRITALADVFDALCSDRVYKKAWELDRVLELLQSERGRHFDPQIVDLFLGSLDEFLAIKDQYQEARQGD; this is encoded by the coding sequence ATGAGTATGAACGATGATGTAATTGGAAAAAACGACTTGCTCTTCGCGGGCGATCAAGACGACGATTTACTCTTGTTTGCTGATGAAGATACAGATGCAATCGACCTGCCGCACAGTGGACGTGAGCCTTGGATTGTCCTCATCGCCGATGATGAAAAGCAAATTCATCAAGTGACCAAAATGGTCCTTCAGGACTTCGAGCTCGACGGCAGGAAGCTGGAATTTCATAGCGCATATTCGGGAATAGAAGCCCGCCAGCTGCTCCAGAGTAAGCCTGACGCCGCTTTGATCCTGCTCGATGTGGTCATGGAGCAAGAAGATGCGGGCTTACAGGTTGTCAAATATATCCGCGAGGAATTAAAGAATAGATCGATCCGGATCATTCTCCGTACAGGACAGCCGGGACAAGCTCCCGAGAAGACCGTCATTATGGATTATGATATTAATGATTACAAGGAGAAAACGGAGCTGACCACCCAAAAGCTGTTCACGACGGTTGTCTCATCGCTTCGTTCTTACAGGGACATCAAGACGATTGAAAAGAGCCGCTCCGGTTTGGAGGAAATCATCAAGTCGTCCGCAACGTTATTTGAGCTTCAATCGATGAAGAAGTTTGCTTCAGGTGTACTGACCCAGATGACCTCCATCGTCAATTTACATCCGAATGCGATCCATTGCAGCTTTGCTGTCACACGCGGTGTGGAGGATATTTATGTGCTAGCAGCTAGCGGCGATTACGCCTCAAGCAGCGACAAGAAAGCCAGAGATGTTGTGCCCACGGACGTGATGGACCAGATTGAGCAAGCTTTTCACACCAAGAAAAGCAGCTTTGGCTTGGACCATTTTGCCGTCTATTTTCAAAGCAAGATGGGCATGGAAAATGTCATCTATATGAACGGTTTTAATGAACTAAGTGAATGGGAGCATTACTTAATTGATATCTATTGTGCTAACGTTTCGGTGGCTTTTGAGAATCTGTATCTGAGCGATGAGCTCGAAAGCACGCAGAAGGAAATCATTTATACGATGGGTGAAATTACGGAAACCCGCTCGAAGGAAACAGGTCACCATGTTAAAAGAGTCGCGGAATATTCCTATCTCCTCGCGCTGAAATACGGGCTGTCCGAGCAAGAGGCGGATGTCATTCGACTAGCCTCACCTATGCATGATGTGGGCAAGGTGGGAATCCCCGACGCCATCTTGAATAAGCCTGGTAAGCTAACACAGGAAGAGTTTGACGTAATGAAAACACACTCGATACTCGGCTATGAAATGCTGAAGCATTCAAATAAGCAGGTACTGACTGCTGCTGCCATCATTGCCAGACAGCATCATGAGCGATATGACGGCTCGGGCTACCCTCAAGGATTAAAGGGGAATGAGATTCATATCTATGGCCGCATTACGGCGTTGGCGGATGTTTTTGATGCGCTGTGCAGCGATCGCGTGTATAAGAAGGCTTGGGAGCTGGACCGGGTACTGGAGCTGCTGCAAAGCGAAAGAGGGCGGCATTTTGACCCTCAAATTGTAGATCTGTTCCTGGGCAGTCTGGATGAATTTCTGGCGATCAAAGACCAATATCAGGAAGCTCGGCAAGGAGATTAG
- a CDS encoding aminopeptidase gives MRDPRLLIFARNIIRYSVNLQPGENLLIEMIGVKDPELAKCLIEEARAAGGNPFIELRDPAITRSMQLHATQEQMTMWSEFELVRMKKMDAYVAVRSGDNITESSDVPDDQMKLYLTYFQRPIFNERINHTKWCVMRYPNPSMAQLASMSTEAFEDFYFNVCNLDYSKMAKAMESLVNLMNRTDRVRIVSPGTDLSFSIKGIGAVPCSGRRNIPDGEVYTAPVKDSVNGVISYNTPTIYSGSSFENIVLRFEKGKIVEANSNNTKKLNDILDTDEGARYIGEFAIGVNPYIQHPMKDILFDEKIDGSIHFTPGQAYEQADNTNRSSVHWDLVLIQRPEYGGGEIYFDDVLIRKDGRFVVAELEQLNPEHLKA, from the coding sequence ATGAGAGATCCAAGACTTCTAATCTTCGCACGCAATATTATTCGATATTCGGTAAATCTTCAACCCGGCGAGAACCTACTTATTGAAATGATCGGAGTCAAGGACCCCGAGCTGGCCAAGTGTCTGATTGAGGAAGCCCGCGCAGCGGGAGGCAACCCGTTCATCGAGCTCAGGGACCCGGCAATTACTCGCAGTATGCAGCTGCACGCCACACAAGAACAAATGACGATGTGGTCTGAGTTCGAGCTCGTGCGAATGAAAAAGATGGATGCTTACGTTGCTGTTCGCAGCGGGGATAACATTACGGAATCCTCCGATGTGCCGGACGATCAAATGAAGCTGTATTTGACCTATTTTCAAAGGCCTATCTTTAATGAAAGAATTAATCATACGAAATGGTGTGTCATGCGCTATCCGAACCCTTCCATGGCCCAGCTTGCCAGTATGAGCACGGAAGCATTTGAAGATTTCTATTTCAATGTATGCAATTTGGATTACAGCAAAATGGCGAAGGCCATGGAGTCCTTAGTCAATCTCATGAACAGGACGGACCGTGTCCGCATCGTTTCGCCTGGAACGGATCTCAGCTTTTCCATTAAAGGCATTGGCGCCGTCCCTTGCTCTGGACGAAGAAATATACCGGATGGCGAGGTCTATACCGCTCCTGTCAAAGATTCCGTGAACGGTGTAATCAGCTACAATACCCCGACGATCTATTCAGGTTCATCCTTCGAAAACATCGTACTCCGCTTTGAAAAAGGTAAAATCGTGGAAGCGAACAGCAACAACACGAAAAAACTGAATGATATTTTGGACACGGATGAAGGTGCGCGGTATATCGGTGAATTCGCTATAGGCGTAAATCCGTATATCCAGCATCCGATGAAAGATATTTTGTTTGACGAGAAAATCGACGGCAGTATTCACTTCACGCCCGGTCAAGCCTATGAACAAGCCGATAATACGAACCGCTCCTCTGTCCACTGGGATTTGGTGCTTATTCAGCGCCCTGAATACGGCGGCGGTGAAATCTACTTTGACGATGTGCTGATTCGCAAAGACGGCAGATTCGTAGTAGCCGAGCTGGAACAGTTGAATCCGGAGCACTTAAAAGCTTAA
- a CDS encoding tetratricopeptide repeat protein, whose amino-acid sequence MIRPGQRFRNHLDDHLVHLHKNLYISPSDPMYYDKVIRYVDPNSPEAHYKLGQRYQASGNRKRAIFHYKQVLKTYPSPFYSAANRAIYELENSHTALMETAAAAEAGHARKPILPPFMKTLLIVLFIVNLMLLTLFFGDKAIGTTVSRLMKWGTGSSVTYETVDVPYIMYISPDTAKSDLESTLHKKALELSDDLPDQNIMIYGLAATSRGDIGKTVLLTNDEMMKSAFVIAEYHPATDSTVKIRFLNPQYSQHQPQSALGANFVRTALESYRSDHGYLPSSLEELFQSYPDNYISFIPLEAVSGSADISPIYDGTGGGFTILPQRC is encoded by the coding sequence ATGATTCGCCCAGGACAACGATTTCGCAACCATCTCGATGACCATCTGGTTCATCTGCACAAGAATTTGTATATCAGTCCGTCTGATCCCATGTACTATGACAAGGTGATCCGTTATGTCGACCCGAATTCCCCCGAAGCGCATTACAAGCTTGGGCAGCGGTATCAGGCTAGCGGAAACCGCAAGAGAGCGATTTTCCATTATAAGCAGGTATTGAAGACCTACCCGTCTCCGTTTTATTCTGCTGCGAATCGAGCCATTTATGAGCTGGAGAATTCCCATACAGCTTTGATGGAAACAGCTGCAGCAGCTGAAGCGGGACATGCTAGGAAACCAATCCTGCCTCCTTTTATGAAAACGCTTCTGATCGTACTGTTCATTGTCAACTTGATGCTGCTGACTTTGTTTTTTGGAGATAAAGCCATTGGTACCACCGTATCGAGATTGATGAAGTGGGGCACAGGGAGTTCTGTCACGTATGAGACGGTAGATGTGCCATACATCATGTACATATCCCCGGATACAGCGAAATCCGATTTGGAGTCAACCCTTCATAAAAAGGCGCTGGAGCTGTCAGATGATCTGCCGGATCAGAATATCATGATTTATGGACTTGCAGCCACAAGCCGCGGCGATATCGGGAAAACGGTGCTACTCACAAATGATGAAATGATGAAAAGCGCTTTTGTTATTGCTGAGTATCATCCTGCTACGGACAGCACGGTCAAAATCCGCTTTTTAAACCCGCAATACAGCCAGCACCAGCCGCAAAGCGCGCTTGGTGCTAATTTTGTTCGCACGGCATTAGAGAGCTACCGCTCCGACCATGGCTATTTGCCCAGTAGCTTGGAAGAGCTCTTTCAGAGCTATCCCGATAATTACATCAGCTTCATCCCGTTAGAAGCCGTATCCGGCAGTGCCGACATATCTCCTATTTATGATGGTACAGGGGGTGGGTTTACAATTCTGCCGCAGAGATGCTGA
- a CDS encoding YpdA family putative bacillithiol disulfide reductase translates to MEQVIVIGAGPCGLSAAVALQRAGLSPLLIEKSCLAHSIYLYPTYLQFFSTPELLEIGGYPFVTPNDKPYRQEALVYYREVAAREQLRIQSYEEATSLQKTDQGFLVHTKNRFGKEASYHTRFVVVATGYFDDPNMIGIPGEELSKVSHYYKEAHPYTGAKVAIIGGNNSAVDAAMDLLRVGAEVTVIYRGSSFSANIKPWVRPLFESMVNKGRISMWFDSQVERIEEEQIFVRRSGELVTLHNHFVLALTGFRPNRRLLTDISVAFHEETGAPLVQTESMETNIKGLYVAGVVASSKYDANEIFIETGRMHGLAITEHIRSVL, encoded by the coding sequence ATGGAACAGGTTATTGTCATTGGAGCAGGTCCTTGCGGGTTATCAGCAGCTGTAGCCTTGCAGCGTGCCGGCCTTTCTCCGCTTCTTATAGAAAAAAGCTGTCTCGCGCACTCAATCTATTTATATCCGACATATTTACAATTTTTCAGCACGCCTGAGCTGCTCGAAATTGGCGGCTACCCTTTTGTGACTCCGAACGACAAGCCGTATCGCCAAGAGGCGTTGGTCTACTACCGCGAAGTTGCGGCCCGGGAACAGCTGCGAATCCAGTCCTATGAGGAAGCTACTTCCTTGCAAAAGACAGACCAGGGATTCTTAGTACATACCAAGAACCGCTTTGGGAAGGAAGCGAGCTATCACACACGATTTGTTGTTGTGGCGACGGGGTACTTCGATGATCCGAACATGATCGGCATACCTGGGGAAGAGCTCTCCAAAGTTTCCCATTACTATAAAGAGGCTCATCCATACACCGGAGCGAAAGTGGCTATCATCGGAGGAAACAACTCCGCGGTAGATGCTGCCATGGATTTACTTCGAGTTGGAGCAGAGGTTACGGTCATTTATCGGGGCAGCAGCTTCTCCGCCAACATTAAACCTTGGGTACGCCCGCTGTTTGAGAGCATGGTCAATAAAGGCCGCATCTCGATGTGGTTCGACTCACAAGTCGAACGGATCGAGGAAGAACAGATTTTCGTCCGGCGCAGCGGTGAACTGGTTACCTTACACAATCATTTCGTACTCGCTTTAACCGGGTTTAGACCGAACCGTCGGTTATTAACGGATATCAGCGTCGCCTTCCATGAAGAGACCGGAGCCCCCTTGGTCCAGACCGAATCTATGGAAACGAACATCAAAGGGTTGTACGTTGCCGGCGTTGTCGCTTCTTCCAAATATGATGCTAATGAGATTTTTATCGAAACCGGACGGATGCATGGGCTTGCGATTACAGAGCATATCCGGTCCGTCTTGTAA
- a CDS encoding patatin-like phospholipase family protein — translation MEGIGLVLEGGGMRGVYTAGVLEYFMEQKWYFPYIVGVSAGACNAVSYISRQPGRNKRVTIGYIGDSRYLSYRNLFRQKSIFGMDFIFKELPERLEPFDYDTFYTSSQQFVIGTTDAHSGEAVYYTKDELGKHTLPIVQASSSLPFVSTPIHYDGRILFDGGLVDPIPIEKSMADGNRKHIIVLTKEQGYRKRPFKQRWLAKSFYPQYGGLVDVLVRRSEIYNHTLETIDQLEQEGSAIVIRPSTTVQVGRMEKNPQKLEDLFNLGYADAKRANESIMTWV, via the coding sequence TTGGAAGGAATCGGACTCGTGTTAGAAGGCGGAGGTATGAGGGGCGTATACACCGCAGGGGTCTTGGAATATTTCATGGAGCAGAAGTGGTATTTTCCTTATATTGTGGGGGTTTCTGCCGGCGCTTGTAATGCTGTTTCTTATATTTCCCGGCAACCCGGGCGCAACAAGCGTGTAACGATTGGGTATATCGGTGATTCCCGGTATCTCAGCTACCGGAATTTGTTCCGTCAAAAGAGTATTTTTGGTATGGATTTTATATTTAAAGAGCTGCCGGAACGATTGGAGCCCTTCGATTACGATACATTTTACACCTCCTCGCAGCAATTTGTCATCGGTACGACGGATGCCCATTCAGGAGAAGCCGTCTACTACACCAAAGATGAGCTTGGCAAACATACGCTGCCGATCGTTCAAGCTTCAAGCAGTCTTCCGTTCGTCTCGACGCCCATTCATTATGACGGCAGAATCTTGTTTGACGGAGGCTTGGTGGACCCCATTCCGATCGAGAAATCAATGGCAGACGGGAACCGGAAGCATATCATCGTCTTAACGAAAGAGCAGGGCTATCGGAAGCGTCCCTTCAAGCAAAGATGGCTGGCCAAAAGCTTTTATCCGCAGTATGGAGGGCTTGTTGACGTCCTCGTTCGAAGAAGCGAAATCTATAATCACACGTTGGAAACGATCGATCAGCTTGAGCAGGAGGGCAGTGCAATTGTGATACGTCCCTCCACAACAGTTCAGGTCGGGCGAATGGAGAAAAACCCTCAGAAGCTGGAGGATCTGTTTAATCTCGGATATGCAGATGCGAAGAGAGCGAATGAAAGCATCATGACGTGGGTCTAA
- a CDS encoding L,D-transpeptidase: MLNAAFYANVPGGQNEPFEPLYVEISKSTHRLMLMNGSEIMWDKAVGLGKEGSTPEGDFIVKERVLDPLGSKPGVYGSAGLGLGSFAIHGTNDPSSIGVDLSKGCIRMSNEDVRQLYNFVPKGTKVHIAANSSQGSPESQTVNLQQLLPNTLPQLDETPVHTVFHWLG, encoded by the coding sequence ATGCTGAACGCTGCTTTTTATGCCAATGTGCCTGGAGGTCAGAACGAGCCCTTCGAGCCGCTATATGTGGAAATCAGCAAATCCACTCACCGGCTCATGCTGATGAACGGCTCTGAAATAATGTGGGACAAAGCTGTAGGATTAGGGAAGGAAGGCAGTACGCCCGAAGGCGACTTTATAGTCAAAGAGCGCGTACTCGATCCGTTAGGCAGTAAACCTGGAGTGTACGGCTCTGCAGGGCTTGGATTAGGCAGCTTTGCCATTCATGGAACGAATGACCCTTCTTCGATAGGAGTAGATCTCTCCAAGGGATGTATTCGCATGTCCAATGAGGATGTGAGACAGCTCTATAATTTTGTACCGAAAGGAACCAAGGTTCATATTGCAGCGAATTCTTCACAGGGAAGCCCAGAAAGTCAAACAGTGAATCTTCAGCAGTTGCTGCCGAACACGCTGCCGCAGCTTGACGAAACACCGGTGCATACCGTTTTTCACTGGCTAGGCTAA
- a CDS encoding DNA-3-methyladenine glycosylase I, with protein MERCGWVNEDPLYVDYHDHEWGVPVHDDRKLFEMLNLEGAQAGLSWYTILKKRENYLAAFDQFDAERIAEYDEHKLEQLLQDPGIVRNRLKIAAVVTNAKAFLKVQQEFGSFDKYIWNFVGGATIHNHWESLSMVPASTPQSDAMSKDLKKRGFKFVGSTICYAFMQATGMVNDHIKSCFKYSS; from the coding sequence ATGGAAAGATGCGGTTGGGTGAATGAAGATCCCTTATATGTAGATTATCACGACCATGAATGGGGTGTGCCTGTCCATGACGATCGTAAGCTGTTCGAAATGCTGAATCTTGAAGGGGCTCAAGCAGGGTTGAGCTGGTACACGATTCTCAAGAAGCGAGAGAATTACTTGGCGGCATTCGATCAATTTGATGCCGAGCGGATAGCGGAGTACGATGAGCATAAGCTAGAACAGCTCTTGCAAGATCCTGGGATTGTGCGAAATCGTCTCAAGATTGCAGCTGTAGTCACTAATGCGAAGGCATTTCTGAAGGTACAGCAGGAGTTTGGCAGCTTTGACAAGTATATCTGGAACTTTGTTGGCGGAGCAACGATCCACAATCATTGGGAGAGCCTGAGCATGGTTCCTGCAAGCACACCGCAGTCGGATGCGATGAGTAAGGACCTGAAGAAGCGCGGCTTTAAATTTGTCGGATCCACCATTTGCTACGCGTTTATGCAGGCAACGGGAATGGTGAACGATCATATTAAGAGCTGCTTTAAATATTCATCGTGA
- a CDS encoding proline dehydrogenase family protein — MTLDLLGESVSDREMAEKAASGILMTLEAIAGHKLNSHVSVKLSQLGVCFDPAFCLEQMRRICACAAQLGIFIRIDMEDSSLTQTTLELYRQLAAEFGHETIGIVIQAYLYRSEEDIAELVKMGANVRIVKGAYHEPPELAFPRKKDVDYNYLHLAQSLLASGCYTAIATHDEQMIALLNMFAEAEDIDREQFEFQMLYGIRPALQRQLASEGYKVRVYTPFGDQWYPYFTRRIAERPANLWFVAKGLFAK, encoded by the coding sequence GTGACACTCGATCTGCTCGGGGAAAGCGTCTCGGACAGAGAGATGGCGGAGAAGGCTGCAAGCGGTATTCTAATGACGCTTGAAGCTATTGCGGGGCACAAGCTGAATTCTCATGTTTCCGTGAAATTGTCCCAATTGGGCGTATGCTTCGACCCAGCCTTTTGTCTGGAGCAGATGAGGCGTATCTGTGCATGCGCCGCTCAATTGGGCATTTTCATCCGGATCGACATGGAAGATTCCAGCTTAACTCAGACGACGCTAGAGCTGTATCGCCAGCTCGCTGCTGAATTTGGCCATGAAACGATCGGAATCGTGATTCAAGCATACTTGTACCGTTCGGAAGAGGATATCGCTGAACTTGTCAAAATGGGGGCTAATGTTCGGATTGTGAAGGGAGCGTACCACGAGCCTCCTGAACTGGCTTTTCCCCGTAAGAAGGACGTGGATTACAATTACTTGCATTTGGCGCAAAGCTTGCTTGCTTCAGGATGTTATACCGCAATTGCTACACATGACGAGCAGATGATTGCCCTGCTGAACATGTTCGCTGAAGCTGAGGACATTGACAGAGAACAGTTTGAATTTCAGATGTTGTATGGGATCCGTCCTGCTCTGCAGCGTCAGCTTGCTAGTGAGGGATATAAAGTGCGAGTCTACACCCCGTTCGGAGATCAGTGGTACCCGTACTTTACTAGACGCATCGCCGAAAGACCGGCGAACCTGTGGTTCGTTGCCAAAGGACTGTTCGCCAAATAG
- a CDS encoding sensor histidine kinase: MSKIQNRVSLQKRIVIMITGVTVLMLSVMMAVDSVSLNKSIRQAYVSQISGMTIAINGRYEESRSISDVQQIFDYIKYKNDKVLELKMYNEQGEILASSRRDEIGTKLPGLKMKLPQDKPVVDRLPMEENDKPVVRLTAPMQVDGQVVGAVEVILDSTEETALLNNRTKIIFAVGITVAVLLSALLWLILRRIVIIPLTKLREAALHVMRGGKLEKLEFYASPEIEVVSEAFNDMVTNLEERYEELQQALNTLKKTQDQLIQSEKMSALGSLVAGVSHEINTPIGVGVTAVSYLDQKARFFQDLYQSGKMKKSDLEQFLSVVLETNTMVQSNLERASSLIRSFKQISSDQSVEEKRSFHLLEYLEGIVVSLKPTLKKTRLRVHIECSDKLELYSFPGAISQIITNLVMNSLNHAFEPEEEGNLTIRVESEDRRVKLFYSDDGRGMRPDVLEKIFDPFFTTSRGKGGTGLGMNIVYNLVTQTLGGTIECCSVVGRGSLFHIEIPVEEESLR; the protein is encoded by the coding sequence ATGTCCAAGATTCAGAATCGAGTCAGCTTGCAGAAACGAATTGTTATCATGATTACCGGGGTTACGGTGCTGATGCTTTCCGTCATGATGGCCGTGGATTCGGTGAGCTTGAATAAATCGATTCGTCAGGCGTATGTGAGCCAAATCAGCGGTATGACGATTGCCATCAACGGGAGATACGAGGAGTCGCGTTCCATAAGCGATGTCCAGCAAATATTTGACTATATTAAATATAAAAATGATAAAGTTCTTGAATTGAAGATGTACAATGAACAAGGTGAAATCCTGGCTTCATCAAGGCGTGATGAAATCGGCACGAAGCTCCCGGGTCTTAAGATGAAGCTTCCCCAGGATAAGCCGGTCGTGGACCGCTTGCCGATGGAAGAGAATGATAAGCCGGTTGTTCGGCTTACCGCTCCGATGCAAGTGGACGGTCAAGTCGTTGGAGCGGTAGAGGTCATCCTCGATTCTACGGAAGAGACGGCCCTGCTGAACAATCGCACAAAAATAATTTTTGCAGTGGGAATTACGGTTGCTGTGCTGCTTTCCGCTCTATTATGGCTGATTCTTCGCAGAATCGTAATCATCCCGCTGACGAAGCTTCGTGAAGCAGCACTGCATGTGATGCGCGGCGGCAAGCTGGAGAAACTGGAGTTCTATGCTTCACCGGAAATTGAGGTTGTGTCGGAGGCTTTTAACGACATGGTGACGAATTTGGAGGAACGCTACGAGGAGCTGCAGCAAGCACTCAATACGCTCAAGAAAACACAGGATCAATTAATCCAATCGGAAAAAATGAGTGCGCTTGGGAGTCTGGTCGCAGGAGTTTCTCACGAGATCAATACACCGATCGGTGTCGGCGTAACCGCGGTTTCTTATTTGGATCAGAAGGCGAGATTCTTCCAGGATCTCTACCAATCAGGCAAAATGAAAAAATCCGATCTGGAGCAATTTCTCTCCGTCGTGCTGGAAACCAATACGATGGTTCAAAGCAACCTAGAGAGAGCTTCATCGCTGATCCGGAGCTTCAAGCAAATATCCTCGGATCAAAGTGTGGAAGAGAAGCGTTCATTTCATTTACTGGAGTATCTCGAGGGCATTGTGGTGAGCTTGAAGCCTACGCTGAAAAAAACACGGCTTCGCGTACATATTGAATGCAGCGACAAACTGGAACTGTATAGTTTTCCAGGCGCCATTTCACAGATTATTACCAATCTGGTTATGAATTCCTTGAACCATGCGTTCGAACCGGAGGAAGAAGGCAATCTTACCATTCGTGTTGAAAGCGAAGACCGAAGAGTGAAGCTGTTTTATTCCGATGACGGCAGAGGGATGCGGCCGGATGTCTTGGAGAAAATATTCGATCCGTTCTTCACCACAAGCCGCGGTAAAGGCGGGACGGGTCTTGGCATGAATATTGTCTACAATCTCGTGACCCAAACTTTGGGCGGGACGATTGAATGCTGCAGCGTGGTTGGACGAGGCAGTTTGTTTCATATAGAAATTCCGGTAGAAGAGGAGTCCCTACGATGA
- the rocF gene encoding arginase, which translates to MNPGLYPNVAIIGVPMDLGADRRGVDMGPSAIRCAGLEKSLLNLGYQLFDQGDLVVRRHAATASCPSPQGVGSLKYLDEIARVNGELSVAVDHAMQQGMFPLVLGGDHSIAIGSLSGVRQHHEEVGVIWFDSHGDVNTASTSPSGNIHGMSLAVALGHGDPKLTAIGGDFPKVKPEHVAIVGARSLDPGEKAYLKQRGILVFTMHEIDRLGMSRVMEQAIEQVSRGTSGVHLSLDLDGLDPGYAPGVGTPVPGGLTARESFLAMEMLSDAGVLVSAEFVEINPILDHRNQTAKLAVSLIASLFGERIL; encoded by the coding sequence ATGAATCCCGGACTCTATCCGAATGTGGCTATCATTGGCGTCCCTATGGATTTGGGGGCGGATCGCAGAGGGGTCGATATGGGGCCGAGCGCCATCCGTTGCGCAGGACTTGAGAAAAGCCTGCTGAATCTTGGCTATCAGCTCTTTGACCAAGGAGATCTAGTTGTACGAAGGCATGCAGCGACTGCTAGCTGTCCTTCTCCGCAAGGAGTCGGCAGTCTGAAGTATTTAGATGAAATCGCACGCGTGAACGGTGAGCTTAGCGTCGCGGTCGATCATGCGATGCAGCAAGGTATGTTCCCGTTAGTACTTGGTGGCGATCACAGTATCGCTATCGGTTCCCTGTCGGGCGTTAGACAGCATCACGAGGAAGTCGGAGTCATCTGGTTTGATTCACATGGAGATGTGAATACGGCATCTACTTCACCGTCAGGCAATATTCATGGTATGTCTCTTGCGGTTGCCTTAGGTCATGGGGATCCCAAGCTGACGGCCATCGGAGGGGATTTTCCCAAGGTGAAGCCCGAGCATGTGGCGATTGTGGGGGCAAGGTCGCTGGATCCTGGAGAGAAGGCATATTTAAAACAGAGGGGCATACTTGTATTTACGATGCACGAAATTGACCGTCTAGGCATGTCCAGAGTGATGGAGCAGGCCATCGAGCAGGTATCTCGCGGAACGTCAGGCGTTCATCTAAGCCTGGATCTGGACGGACTGGATCCTGGATATGCACCGGGTGTTGGAACTCCCGTTCCTGGGGGCCTGACGGCTCGCGAGAGCTTCCTCGCCATGGAGATGCTCTCCGATGCGGGTGTGCTGGTCAGTGCGGAATTCGTCGAGATCAATCCGATCCTGGACCATCGGAATCAAACCGCGAAGCTGGCTGTATCGTTAATTGCTTCGTTGTTTGGGGAAAGAATTCTGTAG